The following are encoded together in the Chlorocebus sabaeus isolate Y175 chromosome 20, mChlSab1.0.hap1, whole genome shotgun sequence genome:
- the LOC140709421 gene encoding double homeobox protein 4C-like translates to MALPTPGDGALPAEARGRGRRRRLVWTPSQREALRACFERNPYPGIATREELARAIGIPEPRVQIWFQNERSRQLRQHRRESRPWPGKRGPQEGRRKRTAVTRSQTALLLRAFQQDRFPGIATREELARETGLPESRIQIWFQNRRARHPGQGGGAPAHAGGLCDAAPGGCLPAPSPLAFAHTGAWGTGLPAPHVPCAPWTLPPGAFASQGAGAVAPLQPGQAAQAAGIPHPAPAGGDWELSYAALATPEGALSHPQTPRGWPPRPSQWRGDQDPQHHSLPGPCSVGQPGPAGAEPQGQGVLAPPTSQGSPWWGWGQGPQVAGAAWEPQIGAAPPPGPAPREASAGQEQMQAVRAPSPPLQEPGRSSALPSSLLDELLETPEFLQQAQPLLETEAPTELQDVGEPAWLEPLLLSEEEYRALLEEL, encoded by the coding sequence ATGGCTCTCCCGACACCTGGAGACGGCGCCCTCCCGGCGGAGGCCCGAGGACGAGGACGGCGAAGGAGACTCGTTTGGACCCCgagccagagggaggccctgcgAGCCTGCTTTGAGCGGAACCCGTACCCGGGCATCGCCACCAGGGAAGAGCTGGCCCGGGCCATCGGCATTCCGGAGCCCAGGgtccagatttggtttcagaacgagAGATCACGCCAGCTGAGGCAGCACCGGCGGGAATCTCGGCCCTGGCCCGGGAAACGCGGCCCGCAAGAAGGCAGGCGAAAGCGGACCGCCGTCACCCGGTCCCAGACCGCCCTGCTCCTGCGAGCCTTCCAGCAGGATCGCTTTCCGGGCATCGCCACCCGGGAAGAACTGGCCAGAGAGACGGGCCTCCCGGAGTCCCGgattcagatttggtttcagaaccggagggccaggcacccaggccagggtggCGGGGCACCGGCGCACGCAGGCGGCCTGTGCGACGCGGCCCCCGGCGGGTGTCTCCCCGCCCCCTCGCCGTTGGCCTTCGCCCACACCGGGGCGTGGGGAACGGGGCTTCCCGCGCCCCACGTGCCCTGCGCGCCCTGGACTCTCCCACCGGGGGCTTTCGCgagccagggagcaggggccGTCGCCCCGCTGCAGCCCGGCCAGGCCGCGCAGGCAGCGGGGATCCCCCATCCAGCCCCGGCAGGCGGGGATTGGGAACTTTCCTACGCTGCCCTGGCGACTCCGGAAGGGGCGCTCTCCCACCCTCAGACCCCCCGGGGGTGGCCTCCGCGCCCGAGCCAATGGCGGGGGGACCAGGACCCGCAGCACCACAGCCTGCCGGGCCCTTGCTCGGTGGGACAGCCCGGGCCCGCCGGAGCTGAGCCGCAGGGCCAGGGTGTGCTCGCGCCGCCCACGTCCCAGGGGAGTccgtggtggggctggggccaggggccCCAGGTCGCCGGGGCGGCGTGGGAGCCCCAAATCGGGgcagctccacctccggggcccGCGCCCCGGGAGGCCTCCGCGGGGCAGGAGCAGATGCAAGCCGTCCGGGCGCCCTCCCCGCCGCTCCAGGAGCCTGGGCGCTCGTCtgcactcccctccagcctgctggATGAGCTCCTGGAGACCCCCGAGTTTCTGCAGCAGGCGCAACCTCTGCTAGAAACGGAGGCCCCGACGGAGCTGCAGGACGTGGGAGAGCCCGCTTGGCTGGAACCGCTACTCCTCAGCGAGGAGGAATACCGGGCTCTGCTGGAGGAGCTTTAG